The genomic window CCGCGTGCAGTGGGGGCAGGCGGTGGGAAAGCGCATGGTCGGAGCTTACCCCAGCAGCCGAACGGTGGTCAGAGCTTCTGATTATTTGACCCTCTACCCTGGTGGGAGAGGGCCTTGCGAAGCAAGGGGTGAGGGGGTCTTTTTCCAGGCTCAGGGCAACTGAGCCGTCTGCGGCGCAATCACGTAGCTCAGCCCGCCGCTGTGCGCCAACCACAGCTTCTCGAAGGCGGCGCGGGGGTAGACCGTCCGCACGCCCGCGTCGTTGGGCGCCGCCGGGTCGTTGAGCACCGGGTTGCCCTGCGCGTCGAAGCCGATGAGGACCATCAGGTGCCCGTTGCTGCTCGGAATGGGGGCGCCCGGCAGTTCGCCTTTTTTCCAGCCCAGGCTGACCGCCAGCGGAAACCCGGCGGCGGTGTACTTCTCGGCGGCGCTCAGGCTCGGCAGTCGGGTGACGAAGGCGCGCATCCCCTGTTCGCCCGCGTAGGCCACGTTGAACGACCAGTTGCCGGTGCCGTCGTAGGCTTTGTCATAGGTTCCGGCGGCGGCCTGCGGCACCGTGACCGGCGTGCCCAGCGCGGCCAGAATCATGCTGACGCTGGTGGGGCTGCACCACGCCTCGCCGCCGTTGGGGTAGAGCATCTGCGAGCGCTGCGGCACCACCCCGATGCGGCCCCAGGCCCGGCGGTCACTCGCCTCGCCCAGCCGCTCGGAACG from Deinococcus radiodurans R1 = ATCC 13939 = DSM 20539 includes these protein-coding regions:
- a CDS encoding peptidase C39 family protein, with the protein product MLTFRTLAMTFALLGSAGASTLTYPATTTTLFERAADWQSAELSGLVRQGDSVAVPDGIGSGTLTSAPLTVAAFDQLVPSWNTTTGPAGSLTLEVRVGLTGGAWSPWYSFGTWSAAEGRTSLDGQKDNAGQVLTDTLKLKAKATTLQYRVTLRGSGTTLRLLGLTTSDWARRSERLGEASDRRAWGRIGVVPQRSQMLYPNGGEAWCSPTSVSMILAALGTPVTVPQAAAGTYDKAYDGTGNWSFNVAYAGEQGMRAFVTRLPSLSAAEKYTAAGFPLAVSLGWKKGELPGAPIPSSNGHLMVLIGFDAQGNPVLNDPAAPNDAGVRTVYPRAAFEKLWLAHSGGLSYVIAPQTAQLP